The Erythrobacter aurantius genome includes a window with the following:
- a CDS encoding SDR family NAD(P)-dependent oxidoreductase: protein MMRGLSGKVGIVAGGGRGIGAATAVRLAAEGASVVVGDIEGDWARSVADQIRKDGGKAIGVDLDGTSPESQKAIVDAALAEFGRLDFYHSNLAGGTEGDIDALNCSLEVLDRSFSINAKSHFIATQAALPVMLEQGGGAMIYTSSGAAAGGSPWQVAYPMTKNAIHALARHVASKWGKKGIRSNVICPGVVLTEAVKIHMTDQQVEQALRHVPHERLGKPDDIAAMAAFLASDDGSWINGQVWHVNGGMLMRD, encoded by the coding sequence ATGATGAGAGGTTTGTCAGGGAAAGTCGGCATCGTCGCAGGCGGAGGCCGGGGTATCGGCGCTGCGACTGCGGTGCGCCTCGCGGCCGAGGGCGCCAGCGTCGTTGTCGGCGATATCGAAGGAGACTGGGCACGCAGCGTGGCCGATCAGATCCGCAAGGATGGCGGCAAGGCGATCGGCGTGGATCTCGACGGAACCTCACCCGAAAGCCAGAAAGCGATTGTCGATGCGGCGCTCGCGGAATTCGGCAGGCTGGATTTCTACCATTCAAACCTTGCCGGTGGGACAGAAGGCGATATCGACGCGCTCAATTGCTCGCTCGAAGTGCTCGACCGCAGCTTCTCGATCAACGCCAAGAGCCATTTTATCGCCACGCAGGCCGCCTTGCCCGTGATGCTGGAACAGGGCGGTGGCGCGATGATCTACACCTCCTCCGGCGCGGCGGCAGGCGGCAGCCCGTGGCAGGTCGCCTATCCGATGACGAAGAACGCGATCCACGCGCTCGCCCGCCATGTAGCCAGCAAGTGGGGGAAGAAAGGCATCCGCTCCAACGTCATCTGCCCCGGCGTGGTGCTGACCGAAGCGGTCAAGATCCACATGACCGATCAACAGGTCGAACAGGCCTTGCGCCATGTTCCGCACGAGCGGCTGGGCAAGCCCGATGACATTGCGGCAATGGCGGCATTTCTCGCATCCGACGACGGCAGCTGGATCAATGGACAGGTGTGGCACGTCAACGGCGGCATGTTGATGAGGGATTAG
- a CDS encoding amidase has product MSHSRREAIRAAAMTGVAIAAGGLGTMTSAASAALPDYASHDALSLAALVRDGEVSPIELLEAAIGRAQEQDARLNFIAQELFDYARERIAAGLPDGPFHGVPFLIKDLHMHIAGQRSGQGSRFYNDYRPDFTSELVNRHEAAGLVIFGKTTTPEFGLTGTTESLAEGPTRNPWNLSHSAGGSSGGAAAAVAAGVIPLAHASDGGGSIRIPASNCGLFGLKPSRGRVPMGPQRTEGWGGNSTNGAISRSVRDSAALLDATAGIEPGSRYSAPEPQGSFLSQVGADPGRLRIALMLTPISGAPVAQEVKDAVLATARLCESLGHHVEEAAPRVDAAAMGAANFALISTALASDLDERAAATGLPISPETLEKITLGFYGYGQQVPGTAVAKANVTLQEIAVAVARFMDDYDVILSPVLADPPPKLGVFDLDKDDFAAWGQAVGAHTAFTGLFNATGQPSMSVPLGMSRKGLPIGSMFTARYGDEAGLLRLAGQLERAAPWFGKIPEGIA; this is encoded by the coding sequence ATGAGCCATTCGCGCCGCGAGGCGATCAGGGCGGCAGCCATGACAGGGGTCGCCATTGCGGCGGGAGGATTGGGCACCATGACATCAGCGGCCAGTGCAGCGCTACCGGACTATGCGAGCCATGATGCCCTGTCGCTTGCCGCGCTTGTCCGCGACGGTGAGGTTTCGCCGATTGAGCTGCTGGAAGCGGCGATCGGAAGGGCGCAGGAGCAGGACGCGCGGCTGAACTTCATCGCGCAGGAACTGTTCGACTATGCCCGCGAAAGGATCGCGGCGGGATTGCCCGACGGGCCGTTTCACGGCGTACCCTTCCTGATCAAGGACCTGCACATGCATATCGCAGGGCAGAGATCGGGTCAGGGCAGCCGGTTCTACAATGACTACAGGCCGGACTTCACCTCGGAACTGGTCAACCGGCACGAAGCGGCGGGCCTGGTGATCTTCGGGAAAACAACCACGCCCGAATTCGGCCTGACCGGGACCACCGAAAGCCTTGCCGAAGGACCGACGCGCAATCCGTGGAACCTCTCCCATAGCGCGGGCGGGTCAAGCGGGGGCGCGGCAGCGGCGGTGGCCGCAGGCGTGATCCCACTCGCGCATGCCAGCGACGGCGGCGGATCGATCCGCATCCCGGCAAGCAATTGCGGCCTGTTCGGGCTCAAGCCCAGCCGCGGGCGCGTGCCGATGGGGCCGCAGCGCACCGAAGGCTGGGGCGGCAATTCGACCAATGGCGCGATCAGCCGCTCCGTCCGAGACAGCGCGGCGCTGCTCGACGCGACGGCGGGGATCGAGCCGGGCTCGCGCTATTCCGCGCCTGAGCCGCAAGGCAGCTTTCTGTCGCAAGTGGGGGCTGATCCGGGCCGGTTGCGGATCGCGCTGATGCTCACCCCGATTTCGGGAGCGCCCGTTGCGCAGGAAGTAAAGGACGCGGTTCTGGCAACCGCGCGCCTGTGCGAATCCCTCGGCCATCATGTCGAGGAGGCCGCCCCCCGAGTAGACGCCGCCGCAATGGGAGCCGCGAATTTCGCGCTCATTTCGACCGCGCTCGCCAGCGATCTGGATGAAAGGGCGGCAGCCACAGGCCTGCCGATCAGTCCCGAAACGCTCGAGAAGATCACTCTGGGCTTTTACGGATACGGCCAGCAAGTGCCCGGAACGGCGGTCGCCAAGGCCAATGTGACCTTGCAGGAAATCGCCGTCGCGGTCGCTCGCTTCATGGACGATTACGACGTGATCTTGTCGCCCGTTCTGGCCGATCCTCCGCCAAAGCTGGGCGTGTTCGATCTCGACAAGGACGACTTTGCCGCCTGGGGTCAGGCAGTGGGAGCGCACACTGCATTCACCGGGCTGTTCAACGCTACAGGACAGCCGAGCATGTCGGTTCCCCTCGGCATGAGCCGCAAGGGACTGCCGATCGGATCAATGTTCACCGCCCGATACGGAGACGAGGCTGGCCTTCTGCGACTGGCCGGACAGCTCGAACGGGCAGCCCCCTGGTTCGGCAAAATACCGGAAGGAATAGCATGA
- a CDS encoding Lrp/AsnC family transcriptional regulator, with translation MTQPQIDELDSQLIEILSKDARTSNRKIAADLGVTEGTVRGRIRRLQKEGLIAFTAITSFELADNTKMAFIGAQVDVDRVREVASRIAELDTINAVMVTMGRFNITSICLFNELDRLHEISSEQILSIDGVHHVETSIAVKTLKYNARIVRITGSR, from the coding sequence GTGACCCAGCCCCAGATCGACGAACTCGACAGCCAGCTGATCGAAATCCTGTCGAAGGACGCAAGAACTTCGAACCGCAAGATCGCAGCCGACCTTGGCGTCACCGAAGGAACGGTGCGCGGCCGCATCCGCAGGTTGCAGAAAGAAGGGCTGATCGCGTTCACGGCCATCACCAGCTTCGAACTGGCGGACAACACCAAGATGGCCTTCATCGGGGCGCAGGTCGATGTCGACCGCGTGCGCGAGGTTGCATCCCGGATTGCGGAGCTCGACACCATCAACGCTGTGATGGTGACGATGGGGCGGTTCAACATCACCTCAATTTGCCTGTTCAACGAGCTGGATCGCCTCCACGAAATCTCTTCGGAACAGATTCTTTCGATTGACGGCGTGCATCACGTCGAAACCTCGATTGCGGTAAAAACCCTCAAATATAATGCGCGGATCGTGCGGATAACGGGGTCAAGATAG
- a CDS encoding Lrp/AsnC family transcriptional regulator, producing MTGNFEIDDIDRSIIAELREDGRATNQQIAMKLGLTAATVSTRIKRMEDANKLRVVAVSDFSAHGYNLLMQVAVEVEGRAAADVAADLAKIPEVFAVHLVTGRYDIDMLVALKDYDDLSDLMLKRLSGVSGIRSMLPAIAVDILKYKFDVAPIEAREAS from the coding sequence ATGACAGGCAATTTCGAAATCGACGACATCGATCGCTCCATCATCGCGGAATTGCGGGAAGACGGGCGTGCGACCAACCAGCAGATCGCGATGAAGCTGGGGCTGACCGCTGCCACCGTCTCCACCCGGATCAAGCGGATGGAAGACGCCAACAAGCTGCGCGTTGTCGCGGTCTCGGACTTTTCCGCGCATGGCTACAATTTGCTGATGCAGGTCGCGGTCGAAGTTGAAGGCCGCGCTGCTGCCGATGTCGCCGCAGACCTTGCCAAGATCCCGGAAGTCTTCGCCGTCCACCTGGTGACGGGGCGTTATGACATCGACATGCTCGTCGCTCTCAAGGACTATGACGATCTGTCGGACCTCATGCTCAAACGGCTTTCGGGCGTGTCGGGGATCCGGTCCATGCTGCCCGCGATTGCGGTGGACATACTCAAATACAAATTCGACGTCGCCCCGATCGAAGCGAGGGAAGCATCGTGA
- a CDS encoding TonB-dependent receptor has product MKISRNASRLLLGTSLLAMGATPVLAQDSEQEEGASNVIVVTANKREQDLQKTPIAITAVTGETVELLGISETTDLAAIAPNVSVNGGTTNATAAVVTIRGIPTSADEALGFDSPIGIYLDGVYLARSAAASFAIADIERIEVLRGPQGTLFGRNTTGGAINYITSRPSDDASLKVRMGYGNYDQINGRAILNSGDLGGVRMTLGVMFDQRDGVVDNLLEPRDSRDPGSNKTFGARWAFEADLGDKLMLTNVFDYTTIDAVPHAAQLSAVGDGVFRPNVTLNGNTFSQVQPAPVGPYLAGATALEPQCGAPSNSVSLSRLDSICLQDAGLSNDKVYGNMTRLELDLDTVTIRSTTAFRWWDNTIQSGDLDGVGTIQGALFNTSTLFNGFAGTAAEGFLPFVFPAGTPQGIIDFVANSPVPTTTQPLFKISNDREQEQFSQELEIVGGSGTAFEWVLGGFYFEESGSEVNPQTFAFVLDTNQTVFSQFGPLSPVFQAANPARYRAVAQSSTLGYSIDSQSYAIYGQGTLRPGGPDAPLAITLGLRYSWDEKSVVRTQNGATPFTSAEDIALNTQSASFSEPTGHITIDYQVNPDLNVYAMASRGYRSGGFNLRQSTRSDNPATTNINEAVGLIPFNEEKIDAFEVGAKSQFGPVRLNAAVFYNVYKDLQSTVPIPIQGGGSFGTQVVNAGKINYLGVELEGTIEVTDALRIDGAFGYVDKSVKDFPGADVTGTVQNIASIVTPGNSPDYTANAGITYSDYIGSGDTRLTARFGWSYTSETPFFPNPLSAPFQQQTAAEARSLFNAQLRLDGVSIGNGPEFSVQFWGKNIFDEEYVSRGIDYGQLGFGQIIFGDPATYGVNVEFTF; this is encoded by the coding sequence ATGAAGATCAGTCGCAATGCGTCCCGGTTGCTGCTCGGCACGAGCTTGCTGGCAATGGGCGCGACCCCGGTTCTGGCGCAGGACAGCGAGCAGGAGGAAGGCGCCAGCAATGTGATCGTCGTGACCGCGAACAAGCGCGAGCAAGACCTCCAGAAAACCCCGATCGCCATCACGGCGGTGACGGGAGAGACGGTCGAGCTGCTCGGCATTTCGGAAACAACCGATCTTGCGGCGATCGCTCCCAACGTTTCGGTCAATGGCGGCACCACCAACGCCACCGCAGCTGTCGTCACCATTCGCGGCATCCCGACCTCCGCTGACGAAGCACTCGGCTTTGATTCGCCGATCGGCATCTATCTTGACGGCGTCTATCTTGCCCGTTCCGCAGCAGCGTCTTTCGCTATCGCCGATATCGAGCGGATCGAAGTCCTGCGCGGCCCGCAAGGCACGCTGTTCGGCCGCAACACGACTGGCGGCGCGATCAACTACATCACCAGCCGTCCGTCGGATGACGCCAGCCTCAAGGTCCGCATGGGCTATGGCAATTACGATCAAATCAACGGACGTGCGATCCTGAATTCGGGCGACCTTGGCGGCGTGCGCATGACGCTGGGCGTCATGTTCGATCAGCGCGACGGCGTCGTCGACAACCTGCTTGAACCGCGCGACAGCCGCGATCCGGGCAGCAACAAGACCTTCGGCGCGCGTTGGGCATTCGAAGCAGACCTTGGCGACAAGCTCATGCTGACCAATGTGTTCGATTACACCACGATCGACGCTGTGCCGCATGCTGCGCAGCTTTCGGCGGTTGGAGACGGGGTGTTTCGCCCCAACGTGACCCTGAACGGGAACACCTTCAGCCAGGTGCAACCTGCTCCGGTCGGCCCCTATCTGGCTGGCGCAACCGCGCTTGAGCCGCAATGTGGAGCCCCGTCCAACAGCGTTTCGCTGTCGCGGCTTGACAGCATCTGCCTGCAGGATGCCGGACTTTCGAACGATAAGGTCTATGGCAACATGACCCGCCTCGAACTCGATCTGGACACGGTCACCATCCGGTCAACCACCGCATTCCGCTGGTGGGACAACACTATCCAGAGCGGCGATCTCGACGGGGTCGGCACGATTCAGGGCGCGCTGTTCAACACCAGCACCCTGTTCAACGGTTTTGCCGGCACAGCGGCCGAGGGCTTCCTGCCTTTCGTATTCCCTGCCGGAACGCCGCAGGGCATTATCGACTTTGTCGCCAACTCGCCCGTTCCGACCACCACCCAGCCACTGTTCAAGATCTCGAACGATCGCGAACAGGAGCAGTTCAGCCAGGAACTCGAAATTGTCGGCGGCTCCGGCACGGCATTCGAATGGGTTCTGGGCGGCTTCTACTTCGAGGAAAGCGGCAGCGAGGTGAACCCTCAGACCTTTGCCTTCGTCCTCGATACGAACCAGACGGTGTTTTCGCAGTTTGGTCCGCTCAGCCCGGTCTTCCAGGCAGCGAACCCGGCCCGCTATCGCGCGGTCGCGCAGTCTTCGACGCTCGGCTATTCAATCGACAGCCAGTCCTACGCCATCTACGGCCAGGGCACGCTGCGTCCGGGCGGGCCTGACGCTCCGCTCGCGATCACGCTGGGCCTGCGTTACAGCTGGGACGAAAAATCGGTTGTCCGGACCCAGAACGGCGCCACGCCCTTCACCTCGGCTGAAGACATCGCGCTCAACACCCAAAGCGCCAGCTTCTCCGAACCGACCGGTCACATCACGATCGACTATCAGGTCAATCCCGATCTAAACGTCTATGCCATGGCATCGCGTGGCTATCGTTCGGGCGGTTTCAACCTGCGCCAGTCAACCCGTAGTGACAATCCGGCGACGACCAATATCAACGAAGCCGTGGGCCTGATCCCGTTCAACGAGGAAAAGATCGACGCTTTCGAAGTTGGCGCCAAGAGCCAGTTCGGTCCGGTCCGGCTCAATGCCGCAGTGTTCTACAACGTCTACAAGGACCTGCAATCGACCGTTCCGATCCCGATCCAGGGTGGCGGCAGCTTCGGCACGCAGGTGGTCAACGCGGGCAAGATCAACTACCTCGGCGTCGAGCTCGAAGGCACGATCGAAGTCACCGATGCCCTGCGGATCGACGGAGCGTTCGGCTATGTCGACAAGAGCGTCAAAGACTTCCCCGGCGCGGACGTCACAGGAACGGTGCAGAACATCGCTTCGATCGTGACTCCGGGCAACTCGCCCGATTACACCGCGAATGCCGGGATCACCTATTCCGATTACATCGGATCGGGCGACACCCGCCTGACGGCCCGGTTCGGCTGGAGCTACACTTCGGAAACTCCATTCTTCCCCAACCCGCTGAGCGCTCCGTTCCAGCAGCAAACCGCTGCCGAAGCCCGCAGCCTGTTCAACGCGCAACTGCGTCTTGATGGTGTGTCGATCGGCAACGGGCCGGAATTCTCGGTCCAGTTCTGGGGCAAGAACATCTTCGACGAGGAATACGTCTCGCGCGGGATCGACTATGGTCAGCTGGGCTTTGGCCAGATCATCTTCGGCGATCCGGCAACCTACGGCGTGAATGTCGAATTCACTTTCTGA
- a CDS encoding Rieske 2Fe-2S domain-containing protein, with product MATTAEYNLGDFTYPRGWFMIGLSSDATQTPLAVRFFGEDLVLYRGASGKPHLVGAYCPHMGTHLAKNTTSYVVKDGEHVQGDSIRCPYHGWRFGPDGQCDDIPYSPKAPPKRACISTKKLVERAGCLWFWYDEEGGEPDYELPEFEGYGEPAWVNWNVRCLGELDSHPQEVVDNICDKGHLEPVHGSLNMELFENEFEGHVARQILSAGHKTLAADGGEPMTNDTWYTGPGILQSKMIGEFPSLMLIAHTPIEDGKVKVWYGLSVKVQNTEPTEEDRALAAGYEEAGVVAFAQDFEIWANKRPCLNPMMVEGDGPFDKVRIWYRQFFNPRARAGDFQKRVNGRYVVRGTNTHPWDNAA from the coding sequence ATGGCGACGACGGCAGAATACAACCTGGGTGACTTCACCTACCCTCGGGGCTGGTTCATGATCGGCCTGTCGAGCGATGCGACGCAGACGCCTTTGGCCGTGCGCTTTTTCGGCGAAGATCTCGTCCTGTATCGCGGGGCATCGGGCAAGCCGCATCTGGTCGGCGCATACTGCCCGCACATGGGCACACACCTTGCCAAGAACACCACGTCCTATGTCGTGAAGGATGGTGAGCACGTTCAGGGCGACAGCATCCGCTGCCCCTATCACGGCTGGCGCTTTGGCCCGGATGGCCAGTGCGACGACATCCCCTATTCCCCCAAGGCTCCGCCCAAGCGCGCCTGCATTTCGACCAAGAAGCTGGTCGAACGCGCCGGCTGCCTTTGGTTCTGGTACGACGAGGAAGGCGGCGAGCCGGACTATGAGCTGCCCGAATTCGAAGGCTATGGCGAACCGGCATGGGTGAACTGGAATGTCCGCTGCCTTGGCGAACTGGACAGCCACCCGCAGGAAGTGGTCGACAACATCTGCGACAAGGGCCACCTCGAACCGGTCCACGGATCGCTCAACATGGAGCTGTTCGAAAACGAATTCGAAGGGCACGTTGCGCGGCAGATCCTGTCGGCAGGACACAAGACGCTGGCCGCGGACGGCGGTGAGCCGATGACCAACGACACATGGTACACCGGTCCGGGCATCCTGCAGTCCAAGATGATCGGCGAATTTCCGTCCCTGATGCTGATCGCGCACACCCCGATCGAGGATGGCAAGGTCAAGGTCTGGTACGGTCTGTCGGTCAAGGTGCAGAACACCGAGCCGACCGAAGAAGACCGCGCGCTCGCCGCAGGCTACGAAGAAGCGGGCGTCGTCGCGTTTGCGCAGGACTTCGAAATCTGGGCGAACAAGCGCCCGTGCCTCAATCCGATGATGGTCGAAGGCGACGGACCGTTCGACAAGGTGCGAATCTGGTATCGCCAGTTCTTCAATCCGCGCGCGCGGGCGGGCGATTTCCAGAAGCGGGTCAACGGGCGGTACGTCGTGCGTGGCACCAATACGCACCCCTGGGACAACGCCGCTTAG
- a CDS encoding spinster family MFS transporter gives MNQTDPAARPALPNKWIVLILLLGIAIFNHADRFLLAGLVDPIKAEFGVSDGFMGLLMGPAFAVFYSTLAIPIAIYADRANRIRIIVAGCVIWSVFTILSGYATGPATLAAARIGVGVGEAAFQAPAYSVIAAYFMADQRGKAFAVMALAVYFGQMLGYGAGPAIAEVHDWRFAFKLFGAIGLAIVAVAWLIVREPPRTEAATARLPFVPLARQLVRLRSYRGMMFGMGIGVLSGIAFGFWGPTLFSRNYGISMAEAGSAFGGAFVIPGMIGAMLFGALADRIAKNGYARMLVLSAIGLAVATGVVVATVWAQSLTVALLWALPAGLFGGGWAVGIYAGLQYVLPDRMRATGTAIAMLAVNLLGYVIGPWLAGVLSEAFGEGAQGLRMALTVVVPVGLLGALLLWRGALSLEADRKSLHEEQTN, from the coding sequence ATGAACCAAACCGATCCCGCAGCACGGCCTGCCCTGCCCAACAAATGGATCGTCCTGATCCTGCTGCTGGGCATTGCCATCTTCAATCATGCAGATCGTTTTCTGCTGGCGGGGCTGGTCGATCCGATCAAGGCCGAGTTCGGGGTTTCGGACGGGTTCATGGGCCTGTTGATGGGCCCGGCTTTCGCGGTGTTCTATTCGACGCTGGCGATCCCCATCGCGATCTATGCCGACCGCGCCAACCGCATCCGGATCATCGTTGCCGGATGCGTGATCTGGAGCGTGTTTACGATCCTGTCCGGCTATGCGACCGGCCCGGCGACTCTGGCCGCCGCTCGCATCGGCGTGGGCGTGGGCGAAGCGGCATTCCAAGCGCCCGCCTATTCGGTGATTGCCGCCTATTTCATGGCCGATCAGCGCGGCAAGGCATTCGCGGTGATGGCTCTGGCGGTCTATTTCGGACAGATGCTCGGATACGGAGCCGGCCCTGCCATCGCCGAAGTGCATGACTGGCGGTTTGCATTCAAGCTGTTCGGGGCCATCGGCCTGGCGATTGTCGCCGTCGCATGGCTGATCGTGCGCGAGCCGCCGAGGACCGAAGCCGCGACGGCGCGGTTGCCGTTTGTCCCGCTCGCCCGGCAGCTGGTACGGCTGCGCAGCTATCGCGGCATGATGTTCGGGATGGGTATTGGCGTCCTGTCGGGCATCGCTTTCGGTTTCTGGGGGCCGACGCTGTTTTCCCGCAACTACGGCATTTCGATGGCCGAGGCGGGCAGTGCGTTCGGCGGTGCCTTCGTCATTCCGGGAATGATCGGAGCGATGCTGTTCGGCGCTCTGGCAGACCGGATTGCGAAGAACGGTTATGCGCGAATGCTGGTCCTATCCGCCATCGGGTTGGCGGTTGCCACGGGCGTTGTCGTCGCCACGGTCTGGGCGCAAAGCCTTACGGTCGCGCTTTTGTGGGCGCTGCCCGCAGGGTTGTTCGGCGGAGGCTGGGCAGTCGGCATTTACGCAGGCCTGCAATATGTCCTTCCTGACAGGATGCGCGCGACCGGCACGGCGATCGCGATGCTGGCGGTGAACCTGCTTGGCTATGTCATCGGCCCTTGGCTGGCGGGCGTTTTGAGCGAGGCTTTCGGCGAAGGTGCCCAGGGCCTTCGCATGGCGCTGACGGTGGTTGTACCCGTCGGCCTGCTGGGCGCGCTGCTGCTGTGGCGCGGCGCGCTGTCGCTGGAAGCGGACCGCAAGTCGCTGCACGAGGAGCAAACGAATTGA
- a CDS encoding SDR family NAD(P)-dependent oxidoreductase, with protein sequence MKYPFEGKVAIVTGASGGIGRASALMFAASGASVVVSDLQDEKGQETVDLIAAAGGTAIFQHCDVSDEAQVKQLVAAAVTNFGGLDFAHNNAGVNRPGSNEWQTADWSLSLNVNLSAVMYCMREEIAAMQDRGGGAIVNTASVNGLVGNPSQPGYVASKHGVVGLTRSAALRFAKEGIRVNAVCPGVVDTPMVEAISSIPQYREAIEKMTPMGRMAQPEEIAGAVLWLCSDQSSFVTGHPLVIDGGATAI encoded by the coding sequence ATGAAATACCCGTTTGAAGGAAAGGTGGCGATCGTCACCGGGGCGAGCGGCGGAATTGGCCGCGCATCGGCGCTGATGTTCGCCGCATCGGGCGCCAGCGTGGTCGTATCGGACCTGCAGGACGAGAAAGGCCAGGAAACGGTCGATCTTATCGCCGCTGCTGGCGGCACCGCGATTTTCCAGCATTGCGACGTGTCTGACGAAGCGCAGGTCAAGCAACTGGTCGCGGCGGCTGTGACCAATTTCGGCGGCCTCGATTTCGCGCATAACAACGCCGGGGTGAACCGTCCCGGCAGCAACGAATGGCAGACCGCCGACTGGAGCCTGTCGCTCAACGTCAACCTGTCGGCGGTGATGTACTGCATGCGTGAAGAGATCGCGGCGATGCAGGATCGCGGCGGCGGTGCGATCGTCAACACCGCCTCGGTCAACGGGCTGGTCGGCAACCCCAGCCAGCCGGGCTATGTCGCAAGCAAGCACGGGGTGGTCGGCCTTACCCGGTCTGCAGCCCTGCGCTTTGCCAAGGAAGGCATCCGGGTCAACGCAGTGTGTCCGGGCGTGGTCGACACGCCGATGGTCGAGGCGATTTCGAGCATTCCGCAATATCGCGAGGCGATCGAAAAGATGACCCCGATGGGGCGCATGGCCCAGCCGGAGGAGATCGCGGGCGCGGTGCTGTGGCTGTGTTCCGACCAGTCGAGCTTTGTGACGGGGCACCCGCTGGTCATCGATGGCGGGGCTACAGCGATCTAG
- a CDS encoding alkene reductase: protein MHNALFSPLNLGALACRNRIVMAPMTRDRAGPDDVPGDIMIRYYSQRASAGMIITEGVQPSPSGKGYWRTPGIHSAAQIEGWRKVADAVHGQGGLITMQLMHCGRVVVPANRGYEADIVAPSALPCPAKVPGPDGTPVATPVPRALTADELPTIAQEFATAARNARAAGIDGIELHCASGYLINQFLNPASNRRDDEFGGSAENRARFPLMVLDAIAAAIGPDRLGFRISPGNGYNGMDTASPWETFAPFIEAAGKRGIAYLHVVDMGDECPGTLATIRRHFPGAVIANNMLDAQKACALIEQGAAEAVSFGRAFIANPDLPRRLREGHPLAKPDYTLLYTGEERGYCDYPALTDQA, encoded by the coding sequence ATGCACAACGCTCTTTTTTCTCCGCTCAACCTAGGCGCATTGGCCTGCCGCAACCGCATTGTCATGGCACCGATGACGCGCGATCGCGCCGGCCCGGACGATGTCCCCGGCGACATCATGATCCGCTATTACAGCCAGCGCGCTAGTGCCGGAATGATCATTACCGAGGGGGTGCAGCCCTCCCCTTCCGGGAAAGGCTATTGGCGCACGCCCGGCATCCACTCCGCCGCCCAGATCGAAGGCTGGCGCAAGGTTGCGGACGCTGTCCATGGGCAGGGCGGATTGATCACGATGCAGCTGATGCATTGCGGCCGCGTGGTGGTACCGGCCAATCGGGGATACGAAGCCGATATTGTCGCGCCAAGCGCACTGCCCTGCCCGGCCAAAGTCCCCGGCCCTGACGGAACGCCGGTGGCCACCCCGGTACCGCGCGCACTGACGGCAGATGAGTTGCCAACCATCGCGCAGGAGTTTGCTACCGCAGCCCGCAACGCCCGGGCCGCAGGGATCGACGGGATCGAGCTGCATTGTGCCAGCGGCTATCTGATCAACCAGTTCCTCAACCCCGCGAGCAACCGGCGCGACGACGAATTCGGAGGATCAGCCGAAAACCGCGCCCGTTTCCCGCTGATGGTGCTCGACGCGATTGCCGCTGCCATCGGGCCTGATCGGTTGGGCTTCCGCATTTCGCCGGGCAATGGCTACAACGGCATGGACACCGCTTCGCCATGGGAGACATTCGCTCCCTTCATCGAGGCTGCTGGGAAGCGCGGGATCGCCTATCTCCACGTTGTCGACATGGGGGACGAATGCCCCGGCACGCTAGCAACGATCCGCAGGCATTTCCCCGGAGCGGTCATCGCCAACAACATGCTGGATGCGCAAAAGGCCTGCGCGCTGATCGAACAGGGCGCTGCCGAGGCCGTGTCATTCGGGCGGGCCTTCATCGCCAACCCCGACCTGCCCCGACGCCTGCGCGAAGGGCACCCCCTCGCCAAGCCGGACTACACCCTGCTCTACACCGGGGAAG